The segment CCATATAAGATATTACCACCGATAAAAATGTCATCAAATTTTTTATAGAACTCTTCAACCTTTTCAACTATTTTGTGGTGCCCGATGTAGTACTGGGGGATTGCTTTTTCCCATCTAAAATATTTTATTTTGTAAGGCTCTCTTTTTATTTTTAAAGTTTCTTTTATGTCATCGAAAGCCATCCTGATAAGTTCATCGTCGGATTTTTCAATTATCCATCTATTTTTATCTCCACCCATTATCGTTCTAACGATTTTGTATCCATCCCTTGTTCTATCAGGGAATATCGAAGAATCAAACAGTGCTCCCAAAATTCTTTTATTCTCTGAATGGGGTATCAGATAGCCGAAGCCATCCAGAGGATCTTCCAGATCCTCCGGCTTGAATATAAACCCAGCAACAAAAACAGGAGGGTAAGTGATGTTATTTAGATCCCTGGATAGATCTTTATCAAGAACTGAGAGCATTTGGGAAACAGCATAGGCCGGGGCATTTATGAATATTTTATCGAACTCCATGATGCCTTTATTGGTATTTAATATATATCTGTTTATTTTTTTATCTATTGAAAATACTTCCGTATTCAACATCTTTGTGATGCTTGTGGATTCGAGTAAATCTGTTATCATATTATCCAGTCCATTTTTGTATGAAGTAAGGATTCCGCCGGGGCCTGATGGG is part of the Calditerrivibrio nitroreducens DSM 19672 genome and harbors:
- the hemG gene encoding protoporphyrinogen oxidase, which translates into the protein MRVAIIGGGISGISTAFLLENLKNELNLDMEITIIEKRLRWGGSIETSREDGFIVEAGPNGFLDSKPHTLELLSMAGLSNNLVKSNDLARKRYIMRNGILHRLPENPPMFFKTKLLSFSAKMRILSEYFIQKSVLEDESVADFARRRLGKEALEYLISPMVSGIFAGDPEKMSLRSCFPVIRDLEINYGGLFKGMIKKKGKKSGPSGPGGILTSYKNGLDNMITDLLESTSITKMLNTEVFSIDKKINRYILNTNKGIMEFDKIFINAPAYAVSQMLSVLDKDLSRDLNNITYPPVFVAGFIFKPEDLEDPLDGFGYLIPHSENKRILGALFDSSIFPDRTRDGYKIVRTIMGGDKNRWIIEKSDDELIRMAFDDIKETLKIKREPYKIKYFRWEKAIPQYYIGHHKIVEKVEEFYKKFDDIFIGGNILYGVGINDCTRTSFMNVDRFKNLLNK